TGGCGCGCGCCATGCACTACCGCAGCGGCCGCGCCGACAAGGCCTTCGTCGTCGAGAACTGCGGCGCGCTGCCCGACACCCTGCTCGAATCGGAACTCTTCGGCCACAAGCGCGGCTCGTTCACCGGCGCCTACGAGGACCGCATCGGCCTCTTCCAGCAGGCCGACGGCGGCACCATCTTCCTCGACGAGATCGGCGAGACCTCGCCGGCCTTCCAGGTGAAGCTGCTGCGCGTGCTGCAGGAGGGCGAGATCCGTCCGGTCGGCGGCACCAAGACCATCTCGGTGGACGTGCGCGTCGTCTCCGCCACCAACCGCGACCTCGAGGAGGACGTGCGCCAGGGCCGCTTCCGCCAGGACCTCTACTACCGCCTGTCGACCATGACGCTGCACGTGCCGGCGCTGCGCGCGCGGCCGATGGACATCCCCTTCATCTCGCAGCAGGTGCTGGACAAGGCCAAGCTTGCGCTCAGCAAGCCGGTGAAGGGCTTCACGCAGGAGGCGATGGACTGCCTCACCGCCTACCGCTGGCCGGGCAACGTGCGCGAGCTGCAGAACGAGATCCACCGCATGCTGGCGCTCAGCGATTCCGACTGGCTAGGCGCCGAATACCTCAACGGCCGCGTCGTGCAGGCCGCCAGCATCGAGGAGGAGCCCGAGCTGCGCATGCTCTCCGGCATCAACGGCTCGCTCAAGGACCGCCTCGAAATGCTCGAAGCGCGCGTGCTGAAGGAGGCGATGGTGCGACACCGCTGGAACAAGACGCGCGTGGCGGATGAGCTGGGGCTGTCGCGCGTGGGGCTGCGGGCGAAGCTGACGCGGTATGGGTTGGAGCGGAAGAACGGCGCCTCCTGACGCTAACGATCCTCCCGTTACAACACGACCTGGGTTCCCAATTCGACGACGCGGTTGGCCGGTAATCCGAAGAAGCCGGCGGCGCTGCCGGCGTTGCGGAACATGCCGACGAAGATCTTGCCGCGCCAGAGGCTCATTTCGGAATCGAACCGCGGGATCAGCGTTTCCCGGCCGAGGAAGTAGGAAGTGTCCATCGGATCGATGTCGAGGCCGTCGTCGGCGCACCACTCCAGCGCTTCCGGCAGCCTGGGCTGTTCCATGAAGCCGTAGAACACCTTGACCAGCCAGAAGTTGCCGGGCAGCCGTTCCACCGTGACGCGGCGGGACTCGATGCAGCGCGGCGCGTCGATGACGTTCACCGACAGCAGCACCACTCGCTCGTGCAGCGCCTTGTAATGCTTCAGGCTGTGCAGCATGGCCTGCGGCACGTTCTCCGGGTTGGGGGAGAGGAACACCGCCGTCCCCGGTATGCGCGGCACCTCGTCGATGCCCTTGACGAAGCTGCGGGTGTCCATGGCATCCGCAGCCAGCCGCGCGTTGAGCAGTTCGCGGCCGCGCTTCCAGGTCGACAGGAGCAGATAGACGCCGAGGCCGAAGACCAGCGGGAACCAGCCGCCGTCGGCGATCTTGATCGAGTTGGCGGAGAAGTACATCAGGTCGATGACGGCGAAGGGCAGGGCGCCGAGGAAGGCGCGCCAGAACGGCCAGCCCCAGACATAGCGGGCCACCACGAAGGCCAGCAGGTCGGTGATGAACATCGTGCCGGTGACGGCGATGCCGTAGGCGGCGGCGAGGTTCGAGGAACTGCCGAAACCCACCACCAGCGCGACCACCGCGACCAGCAGCGTCCAGTTGATGCCGGCCAGGTAGATCTGGCCGATCTGGCGGTCGGAGGTGTGGCTGATGTCCATGCGCGGCGAGAAGCCGAGCTGGATGGCCTGCTGCGTGATCGAGAAGGCGCCCGAGATCACCGCCTGCGAGGCGATCACCGTGGCGGCCGTCGCCAGGCCCACCATCGGATACAGCAGCCAGTCCGGCGCCAGCAGGTAGAACGGGTTGGCGACCGCCTCCGGGTTGCGCAGCAGCAGGGCGCCCTGGCCGAAGTAGTTGAGCAGCAGCGCCGGCAGCACCAGGCCGAACCAGGCCAGCTGGATCGGCCGGCGGCCGAAGTGGCCCATGTCCGCATAGAGGGCCTCGGCGCCGGTCAGCACCAGCACCGCGGCGCCGAGCGAGAAGAAGCCGAGCACCGGATTGGCCTCGAAGAAGCGCAGCGCATGCCAGGGACCGAGGGCCTGCAGGATGGCCGGGTCGCGGGCGATGCTGACCGCGCCGAGCGTGCCGAGCGTCAGGAACCAGAGCACCATGACCGGACCGAAGAGCCTGCCCACCGCGGCCGTGCCGTGGCGCTGCACCGCGAAGAGCGCGACGAGGATGACGAGCGACAGCGGCAGCACGTAGGGCTTCAGCGCCGGAGTGGCGACCTCCAGGCCCTCGACCGCCGACAGCACCGAGATGGCCGGCGTGATGACGCCGTCGCCGTAAAAGAGTGCGGCGCCGAACAGGCCGAGCACGACGATGGCGCGGCGCTGCCAGGCGTCCTTTTTCATCGGGTGCAGGGCCAGCGCCATCAGGGCCATGATGCCGCCCTCGCCCTTGTTGTCGGCGCGCATGATGAACAGCACGTACTTGAGGCTGACCACCGCCATCAGCGACCAGAAGATCAGCGAGAGCAGGCCCAGCACGTTCTCCGGCGTGATCGGAACCGGGTGGTGCGCTCCGCCGAAGATTTCCTTCATGGCATACAGGGGGCTGGTGCCGATGTCGCCATAGACCACCCCCAGGGCGGCCAGCGAGAGAGCGGCGGTGCGTTCCTTGACGGTGCTTGCGGACAAGATGCTTGCCTCGTGGATCAGGATTGAAAGCGGTAGCCGACCCCGGTTTCGGTGAGGAAATGCCGGGGCCGGGCGGGATCGTCTTCGAGTTTCTGGCGCAGGCGGCCGACGTAGATGCGCAGGTAATGCCCCAGTTCGGCGTGGCCGGGGCCCCAGACCTCGCGCATCAAGTGGCGATGCGTCATCACCTTGCCCTCGTTGGCCAGCAGCACCGCCAGCAGGCGGTATTCGATCTGGGTCAGATGGACGTCCGCGTCGTTGCGGCGCACCTGGCGCCGCGACAGGTCGACTTCGACCTCGCCGAAGCGGCGCAGCGGCGTGGCGTCCTCCTCCAGGGCGTGCCGCCGCAGCAGGGCGCGCACCCTGGCCAGCAGTTCGCCGACGCCGAAAGGCTTGGTCAGGTAGTCGTCCGCGCCGGCATCGAGCGCCGCGACCTTGTCTTCTTCGGCGGCGCGGGCGGAGAGGATGAGGATCGGCACCTTCGACCAGGCGCGCAGGGCGCCGATGAATTCCAGCCCGCCCATGTCGGGCAGGCCGAGATCGAGGATGACCAGGTCGGGCTTGCCGGCAGCGGCGGCATCCAGGCCCTGGCGTGCCGTGGCGGACTCGACGGCGGTGCAGCCTTCGCGCCGCAGCGCATCGCAGACGAAGCGCCGTATCTGGCTCTCGTCCTCGACGACGACGACCCTTCCGGCGATCTCATTCATTCAGGCGCCTCCTCGTCCATCACGGGTGGCGTGCCCAGCGGCAGGGCAAAGCGCACGCAGGCGCCGCCGGGCCGGTTCGCGGCCTCGATGGTGCCGCCATGGGCGTGGACGATGGCCTTGCTGATGGCCAGCCCAAGCCCCGTGCCGGATATCGGCGTCTCGGCGTGGCCGCGCACGAACGGGTCGAAGACCGCTTCGATGCGGTCCGGCGGGAAGCCCGGGCCGTCGTTGTCGACCGAGACTTCCAGCATGCCCTCCTTGACGCAGGCGGCGATGCCGATCGGCGAGCCCTCCGGGGAATACTTGGCGGCGTTCTCCAGCAGGTTGCAGAGCACGCGTTCGATGAGCACGGCGTCGAAGCGGACCAGCGGCAGATCCCCGGGCAGCCGGATGGACAGGGGGCGGCCTGCCAGTAAATGGGCCAGCAGCCGGGTGCTGGAACCGACGACTTCCTCGAAGGGCTGCCACTCCGGCTTGAGGGAGACATTCCCCGCCTGCAGGCGTGCCATTTCCAGCATGTTGGAGAGCATATGGTGCATGGCCCGGGCCTGGTCGCGGATGATGCCGGCGGTTTCGGCCGTCGCCGCGCCGGAAGGCGAACGTCCTTGTGCGAGCGTGTCGGCCAGCCCGATCAGGCTGGTCAGCGGCGTGCGCAGATCGTGCGAGAGCGAGGCCAGTATGGAGTTGCGCAGCCGTTCGGCGGAAATCTGCACCTCGCCGCGCCGGGCGACTTCGGCGTAATGCAGCCGCTCGAGGGTGATGGCAACCAGGGAGGCCGCCGCTTCCAGCAAGGGGCGATGGCCGCGCACTTTTTCCAGGTCGTCAGTGCGGGGACCCGAGGCGAGGACGCCCAGGGCGCGATTCGAGGCGGAGGCGGCGGACAGGGGCAGGAACAGGATGGCGATGCCGGTGCCCGCCAGGGAGTCGGTCTCGACGATCGCATTGCGTTGATACGCCGAAAGGGCGAAATTCAGTTCGAGGGGGGCAAGGTGCCTGGGTCCGCAGGGGCGCAGCGGGCCCTGCGCGTGCCCGGGCTCGGCGATCAGCAAGGTGGCCGTCAGGTCGAGATGCGCGTGAAAGCGGCCGATGATTTCGTCCACCTGCTCGATGCTCAGGGCGGTGCCCAGCTCCCGCGCCAGTTCGTAGAGCTGCCGCGTTTCGCGCTCGCTGGCCTGCGCCGCCTCGGTGCGCTCGGCGAGGCGGGCGACCAGGTGGGAGGTGATCAGGCCGATGGCCAGCATCACGGCGAAGGTGATCAGGTACTGGGCGTCGGCGACGGCGAAGGAGAGGTAGGGCGGAACGAAGAAGAAGTCGAACAGGGCGACGCTGAGAAACGCCGCCAATACCGCCGGCCCGCGCCCGAAGCGGACGGCAACGACGAACACGGCGAGCAGGAACAGCATGTCGACGTTGGCGACATCGAGCCGTTCCCGCAGGGGCAGCAACACCAGCATCGTGGCGATGCAGAGCGCGGCCGCCAGGGGGTAACGCCATTGCTGCCACCACGGAGACACCTTGAAGTTCATCGTTGAACGCCTGTGCCGAATCGTTATGGCGGCAGTGTCCTACAGACGGCGTAAAAAAGGCGTAAACGGTGGGTACGGTCCGAATGCTGATTGACGGACGAACGCGCCATCCCGGCCGGCGCGCCGTATCCCCGGGACTGACTTTTCCTACGAATGCGCCACGCGCTGCCCGTGCTCGCGGGTGGTGTGGAAGCCGACCTTGGGCCAGCGCTCCTGGGTGACCTGCAGGTTGTACTTGTTGGTGGCGAGGAAGACCGGGTTGCCGTCGACGTCGCTGGCGAGCGCGGCGGCCTGCTCGCGCTCGAAGTCGCGGCGCGTCGCTTCGTCGGGGTAGGTGAGCCAGCGCGCCGTCGAGATGCTGGCGGCGTCGTAGAGGGCGTCGACCTTGTACTCGGTGGCCAGCCGCTGGGCGACGATCTCGAACTGCAGCACGCCGACGGCGCCGAGCAGCAGGTTGTTGCCGACCGCCGCCTGGAACACCTGGATGGCGCCTTCCTCGCCCAGTTCCTGCAGGCCCTTTTCCAGCTGCTTCGACTTGAAGGGGTCGCGCGGCCGCGCGACGCGGAAGAGTTCCGGCGCGAAGTAGGGGATGCCCTTGAAGCCGAGCGCCTCGCCTTCCGTCAGCGTGTCGCCGATCTGCAGCTGGCCGTGGTTGTGGATGCCGATGATGTCGCCGGCCACCGCGTCCTCGCTCGCCACGCGTTCGTTGGCCATGAAGGTCAGCGCGTTGGCGAGCTTCATCTCCTTTGCCGTCCTGCGGTGACTGACTTTCATCCCCGGCGTGTAGCGGCCCGAGCAGACGCGGAAGAAGGCGATGCGGTCGCGGTGCTTCGGGTCCATGTTGGCCTGGATCTTGAAGACGAAGCCGGTGAACGGCGCTTCGGCCGGCTGCACCAGGCGCGTGCCGCCGTCGCGCGGCTGCGGCGGCGGCGCCCACTCGACCAGCGCCTGCAGGATCTCGCGCACGCCGAAGTTGTTGATGCCGGAGCCGAAGAACACCGGCGTCTGCTGCCCCGCGAGGAAGGCGGTGATGTCGAAGGGGTGGCTGGCGCCCTGGATCAGCTCGACGTCGTCGCGCAGTTGGCCGATCTCGAGCGGGAAGAGTTCGTCGAGCTTCGGGTTGGCGAGGCCCTCGATCAGTTCGGTCTCGCCGCCGGCGTGCTCCTCGCCCGGCTTGAAGCGCATCAGCTGCTCGTGCAGCAGGTGCCAGACGCCGCGGAAGGTCTTGCCCATGCCGAGCGGCCAGCTGATCGGCGCGCAGTCGATCTTCAGCACCGACTCGATCTCCTCGATCAGCGCCATCGGCTCGCGCACCTCGCGGTCCATCTTGTTCACGAAGGTGATGATCGGCGTGTTGCGAAGGCGGCAGACTTCGAGCAGCTTGATGGTCTGCGCTTCCACGCCCTTGGCGGCGTCGACCACCATCACCGCGGCGTCGACGGCGGTGAGCACGCGGTAGGTGTCCTCGGAGAAGTCCTGGTGGCCCGGCGTGTCGAGCAGGTTGATGGTGTGGCCGCCGTAGTCGAACTGCATCACCGAACTGGTGACCGAAATGCCGCGCTGCTTCTCGACTTCCATCCAGTCGGAGGTGGCGTGGCGCGCGCTTTTCCGCGCCTTCACCGTGCCGGCCATCTGGATGGCGCCGCCGAAGAGCAGCAGCTTTTCCGTCAGCGTCGTCTTGCCGGCGTCGGGGTGGGAGATGATGGCGAAGGTGCGCCGCCTCTGCACGTCGCGCAGCAGGTCGGCGGGGAAGGTCGGGGCGTTCATGTTCGGCTTTGAGAAAACAAAAGCCGCCGGCCGGTGGGGCAGGCGGCAAGAGGACGGTGCGAATTATAACAGCAGGGTCGGCGTTCTAATACGGCCGCACGCCGATCAGCCAGAGGTGCAGGAAGCCGGCGAACAGCGCCCAGGCGCCGGCGCCGGCGGCGATCACCATGCCGTCGCGTGACGCGGTTCCCGCCCGGTAGCTGACGCCCGCCGCACGATCGCGCTGCCGCGCCGAACGGAAGTCGATCACCGCCCAGAGCAGGAAGGCGCCGAACAGCAGGGCGTCGGCGAGGTTGCCGTTCGACAGCAGGTGGGCGACGGCCCACACCTTCACCCCCGCCAGCATCGGGTGGCCGAGGGCTGCCTTGATGCGGCTGCCCGGCACGTAGGCGGCGGCGATCAGGATGAAGGCGGGCAGGGTCAGCAGCGCGGCGAGATGGCGCGTCCACGCGGGCGGCGCCCACAGCGCCACCGGCTCGGCCCGCGCCAGGCCGTAGCCCCAGACGACCAGGCCGAGGCCGAGGGCCGAGACCAGCGAGTACAGTCCCTTCCAGCGGTTCAGGCCGAGGCGGCCGACCTGCGCCGTGCGCCAGCCGTCGGCGACGATGCGGATGGAGTGGGTACCGAGGAACAGCAGCAGGCCGAGGACGAGATAACTCATGCGGGTCTCCATGGGCGAGGCGGCAGTATCCTACGCGCCCCGGCGGCATGCAACGGCGCCTTCCGATGCGGATTGCATTTCGTCCGCGCGGCGTCCGCCCGCGCGCCGGGAAAGTCCCGCAAGCCCTTGTAATCCAATCAGGTCGTTGCTGGCATGGAACTTGGAATGCTTTTGACCGGGCCGCTTGCCTGCCTGGGCATTCCACGGCAAGCTCGGCCCCATGAACGAGCGTACGGAACCGTTTTCGATGCCGGCTTCATTCAACCTGCTCTGGCTGCAATCGGCCGGTTGCGGCGGCTGCACGATGTCGCTGCTCTGCTCGGGCGCGCGCGAGCCGACGGCCGCGCTCGAGGCGGTGGGCGTGCGCATCCTCTGGCATCCGAGCCTGTCCGAGGAGAGCGGCGAGGAAGCGACGCGCATCCTCGAGCGCTGCGCCGCCGGCGAGCTGGCCGTCGATGCGCTGTGCGTCGAGGGCGCGCTGCTGCGCGGGCCGCGCGGCAGCGGCGGCTTCCATCGCCATGCCGGCAGCGGCCGGCCGATGATGGATTGGGTGAAGGAGATCGCGCAGGCCGCGCGCTACACCCTGGCCGTCGGCAGCTGCGCCGCCTGGGGCGGCGTCGCCGCGGCGGGCGAGAACGTCACCGACGCCTGCGGCCTGCAGTACGAGGGCGACCAGCCCGGCGGCCTGCTCGGCGCCAACTGGAAGAGCCGCGGCGGCCTGCCCGTCATCAACATCGCCGGCTGCCCCTGCCACCCGGACTGGGTCACCGAGACGCTGACGGCGCTGGCGCTGGGCGCATTCGGCGGGAAGGATCTGGACAGCTTCAACCGGCCGCGCTTCTTCGCCGACCACCTGGTGCACCACGGCTGCACGCGCAACGAGTACTACGAGTTCAAGGCCAGCGCGCACAAGCCCTCCGACCTCGGCTGCCTGATGGAGAACCTGGGCTGCAAGGGCACGCAGGCGCACGCCGACTGCAACATCCGCCTGTGGAACGGCAACGGCTCCTGCGCGCGCGGCGGCGCGCCCTGCATCTCCTGCACCGAGCCGGGCTTCGAGGAGCCGGGCCATCCCTTCCACGAGACGCCGAAGCTGGCCGGCATTCCCATCGGCCTGCCCACCGACATGCCCAAGGCCTGGTTCGTCGCGCTCGCCGCGCTGTCGAAATCGGCGACGCCGAAGCGCGTGCGCGACAACGCCGTGGCGGACCACCAGGTGGTGGTGCCCGCCGTCAAGAAAACGGGACTGAAGTGACCAGAATCGTTGTCGGCCCCTTCAACCGCGTCGAGGGCGACCTCGAGGTGACGCTGGAGGTGAAGGACGGCGTCGTCGCCGAGGCCTGGGCCGGCTCGCCGCTCTACCGCGGCTTCGAGCAGATCCTGCGCGGCAAGCACCCGATGGATGCGCTGATGTTCGCCCCGCGCATCTGCGGCATCTGCTCGGTGTCGCAGTCGATGGCCGCCGCATCTGCGCTGGCCGACGCCATGGGCCTCGCTCCCGCGCCGAACGGCCGCATCACGAGAAACCTCGCGCATGCCGTCGAGAACGTCGCCGATCACTTCACGCACTTCTACCTGTTCTTCATGCCGGATTTCGCGCGCGCCGAGTACGCCGGCCGCGACTGGCACGCGCGTGCGGCGGAGCGCTTCCGCGCCGTGCGCGGCGCGGCCGCGGCGGACATCATGCCGGCGCGCACGGCCTTCCTCGCCGCGCTGGGCACGTTGGCCGGCAAATGGCCGCACAGCCTGGCGATCCAGCCCGGCGGCGTGGCGCGCGCGCTGGAGGCCTCGGAGAAGATCCGCCTGTTCGGCCTGCTGCGCGACTTCCGCCGGCACCTGGAAACCGTTCTGTTCAACGACGCGCTGGAGTCGGTCGCCGCGCTCGATTCCGCGGCGGCGCTGGCGCGCTGGGCGGCGGACAAGCCGCGCGGCGACTTCGGCGCCTTCCTCGGGATCGCCGACGACCTCGTGCTGGAACGGCTCGGCCGCGGCGTCGGCCGCTTCATCAGCTACGGCAACTATCCGCAAGCGGAAAGTCAGTTCCTGCGCAGCGGCGTCTGGGACGGGAAACTGCATGCTCTCGACGCGCAGGCCATCGCCGAAGACATCAGCCACGCCTGGCTGGAGGGCGAGATGCGTCATCCGGCGCAGGGCGTCACGCGGCCGCAGGACGAGAAGGCGGCCGGCTACACCTGGTGCAAGGCGCCGCGCCTGGCCGGCCTGCCGATGGAGACCGGCGCGCTGGCGCGCCAGGTCGTGAACGGCCACCCGCTGGCACGCGACCTCGTCGAGCACGGCGGCGGCAACGTGAAGAGCCGCGTCGTCGCCCGCCTGCTGGAGATCGCCGTGATCCTGCCCGAGATGGAAAAATGGGTGCAGCAGCTGGCGCCCGGCGAGCCCTTCTGCACGCAGGGCGAGCTGCCGTCCGAGGCTTCCGGCGCCGGCCTGGTCGAGGCGGCGCGCGGCAGCCTCGGCCATTGGCTGTCGGTTGCCGACGGGCGCATCGCCAACTACCAGATCATTTCGCCCACCACCTGGAATTTCTCGCCGCGCGATTCGGACGGTACACCCGGCCCGCTCGAACAATCCCTGGTCGGCACGCCGGCAGGGGAAGGGAATGTCGCCGTCCAGCATGTCGTGCGCTCCTTCGACCCATGCATGGTTTGCACAGTGCATTAAAATGCTTAAAAACATTACAATGAGCATAATAATGTTATTAAACGGGTAAAAACATCATGAATTGATGCAAATCAATGCTTCATAGTTCATGAGAAATGTAAATTATGCATAAAAATACATTTCTCACTCACCCAAGGAGGCGAGCTATGAATGCACCCGTTCCCTACGATCACGAGATCGAACTCAGCAACGTCCTAGAACGCTGCAACGCCGCGGCCCGCGAAACCGCCATCCCCAGCCAGGACGAACTGCCCGAGGGCTTCAGCGGCACCCTCGGCCACTTCCCGGTGTATTTCCCCGAAGAGATCGCCCACGCCGCCGGCCTGCTGCCGGTGAACATTCTCGGCGGCGGCAACAAGCTGGAGATGAAGCATGCCGATGCGCGCATGGGTTCCTTCGTCTGCTCGATCTGCCGCTCGACCACCGAGCTGGGCCTCAACGGCACCCTGCAGGGCATGACGGGCTTCGTCACCCATCCGATCTGCGACGCCGCCAAGCACCTCGCCGGCATCTGGTCGCGCAACCTGCCGGACCAGCTGGCGCAGATCCTCTACCTGCCGCAGAACGTGAACACGCCGGGCGCGGCGCGCTACATCGCCGCCGAGTACCAGCGCCTGCGCGCCGACCTCGAGAAGAAGACCGGCCGCGCCATCGACGACGAGGCGCTGCGCAACAGCATCCGCAGCTACAACGCCAACCGCCGCCTGCTGCGCGAGCTCTACCGCATCCGCCGCGACGAGCCGTGGAAGGTGAGCTGCACCGAGTCCTACCTGCTGCTGCGCGCCCGCACGCGCATGCCCTGCGAGGAGCACAACGCGCTGCTGGCGCGGGCGCTGGACGCCATCCGCCACCGCAGCCTGCCGGCGCAGGACAAGCCGCGCGTGGTCTTCGTCGGCGGCTTCTGCGAGCAGCCGCCCCTGG
The window above is part of the Denitratisoma sp. genome. Proteins encoded here:
- a CDS encoding sigma-54 dependent transcriptional regulator; protein product: MATLPTILVVDDEIRSQETLRRTLEEEFEVLTASSGEQALALLEREPVDVILCDQRMPGISGVQTLKEARSRWPDTVRIIVSGYTETEDIISGINEAGIYQYLLKPWQPESLLLTVRAAAELHRLQEENQRLNIELRTAGPVARSRVDAKRAQVKRAFDTDRLVRAPDSPMNDLCRLVERIAPYDISVLITGESGTGKELLARAMHYRSGRADKAFVVENCGALPDTLLESELFGHKRGSFTGAYEDRIGLFQQADGGTIFLDEIGETSPAFQVKLLRVLQEGEIRPVGGTKTISVDVRVVSATNRDLEEDVRQGRFRQDLYYRLSTMTLHVPALRARPMDIPFISQQVLDKAKLALSKPVKGFTQEAMDCLTAYRWPGNVRELQNEIHRMLALSDSDWLGAEYLNGRVVQAASIEEEPELRMLSGINGSLKDRLEMLEARVLKEAMVRHRWNKTRVADELGLSRVGLRAKLTRYGLERKNGAS
- a CDS encoding response regulator, yielding MNEIAGRVVVVEDESQIRRFVCDALRREGCTAVESATARQGLDAAAAGKPDLVILDLGLPDMGGLEFIGALRAWSKVPILILSARAAEEDKVAALDAGADDYLTKPFGVGELLARVRALLRRHALEEDATPLRRFGEVEVDLSRRQVRRNDADVHLTQIEYRLLAVLLANEGKVMTHRHLMREVWGPGHAELGHYLRIYVGRLRQKLEDDPARPRHFLTETGVGYRFQS
- a CDS encoding potassium transporter Kup; the protein is MSASTVKERTAALSLAALGVVYGDIGTSPLYAMKEIFGGAHHPVPITPENVLGLLSLIFWSLMAVVSLKYVLFIMRADNKGEGGIMALMALALHPMKKDAWQRRAIVVLGLFGAALFYGDGVITPAISVLSAVEGLEVATPALKPYVLPLSLVILVALFAVQRHGTAAVGRLFGPVMVLWFLTLGTLGAVSIARDPAILQALGPWHALRFFEANPVLGFFSLGAAVLVLTGAEALYADMGHFGRRPIQLAWFGLVLPALLLNYFGQGALLLRNPEAVANPFYLLAPDWLLYPMVGLATAATVIASQAVISGAFSITQQAIQLGFSPRMDISHTSDRQIGQIYLAGINWTLLVAVVALVVGFGSSSNLAAAYGIAVTGTMFITDLLAFVVARYVWGWPFWRAFLGALPFAVIDLMYFSANSIKIADGGWFPLVFGLGVYLLLSTWKRGRELLNARLAADAMDTRSFVKGIDEVPRIPGTAVFLSPNPENVPQAMLHSLKHYKALHERVVLLSVNVIDAPRCIESRRVTVERLPGNFWLVKVFYGFMEQPRLPEALEWCADDGLDIDPMDTSYFLGRETLIPRFDSEMSLWRGKIFVGMFRNAGSAAGFFGLPANRVVELGTQVVL
- a CDS encoding 2-hydroxyacyl-CoA dehydratase; protein product: MNAPVPYDHEIELSNVLERCNAAARETAIPSQDELPEGFSGTLGHFPVYFPEEIAHAAGLLPVNILGGGNKLEMKHADARMGSFVCSICRSTTELGLNGTLQGMTGFVTHPICDAAKHLAGIWSRNLPDQLAQILYLPQNVNTPGAARYIAAEYQRLRADLEKKTGRAIDDEALRNSIRSYNANRRLLRELYRIRRDEPWKVSCTESYLLLRARTRMPCEEHNALLARALDAIRHRSLPAQDKPRVVFVGGFCEQPPLEMLEAIDETCYVVDDDILVGLRWLTADVPETGDPIWALAESYVERSDASPVQHDARKMKEDYLMDMLRKSKADAAILTAAKFCEPGLDEQLAWSKHLDAENIPYLVLEFEEKMTSFEQMSMQVETFAESLLFALA
- a CDS encoding nickel-dependent hydrogenase large subunit; its protein translation is MTRIVVGPFNRVEGDLEVTLEVKDGVVAEAWAGSPLYRGFEQILRGKHPMDALMFAPRICGICSVSQSMAAASALADAMGLAPAPNGRITRNLAHAVENVADHFTHFYLFFMPDFARAEYAGRDWHARAAERFRAVRGAAAADIMPARTAFLAALGTLAGKWPHSLAIQPGGVARALEASEKIRLFGLLRDFRRHLETVLFNDALESVAALDSAAALARWAADKPRGDFGAFLGIADDLVLERLGRGVGRFISYGNYPQAESQFLRSGVWDGKLHALDAQAIAEDISHAWLEGEMRHPAQGVTRPQDEKAAGYTWCKAPRLAGLPMETGALARQVVNGHPLARDLVEHGGGNVKSRVVARLLEIAVILPEMEKWVQQLAPGEPFCTQGELPSEASGAGLVEAARGSLGHWLSVADGRIANYQIISPTTWNFSPRDSDGTPGPLEQSLVGTPAGEGNVAVQHVVRSFDPCMVCTVH
- a CDS encoding HupU protein; its protein translation is MNERTEPFSMPASFNLLWLQSAGCGGCTMSLLCSGAREPTAALEAVGVRILWHPSLSEESGEEATRILERCAAGELAVDALCVEGALLRGPRGSGGFHRHAGSGRPMMDWVKEIAQAARYTLAVGSCAAWGGVAAAGENVTDACGLQYEGDQPGGLLGANWKSRGGLPVINIAGCPCHPDWVTETLTALALGAFGGKDLDSFNRPRFFADHLVHHGCTRNEYYEFKASAHKPSDLGCLMENLGCKGTQAHADCNIRLWNGNGSCARGGAPCISCTEPGFEEPGHPFHETPKLAGIPIGLPTDMPKAWFVALAALSKSATPKRVRDNAVADHQVVVPAVKKTGLK
- a CDS encoding DUF4118 domain-containing protein — its product is MNFKVSPWWQQWRYPLAAALCIATMLVLLPLRERLDVANVDMLFLLAVFVVAVRFGRGPAVLAAFLSVALFDFFFVPPYLSFAVADAQYLITFAVMLAIGLITSHLVARLAERTEAAQASERETRQLYELARELGTALSIEQVDEIIGRFHAHLDLTATLLIAEPGHAQGPLRPCGPRHLAPLELNFALSAYQRNAIVETDSLAGTGIAILFLPLSAASASNRALGVLASGPRTDDLEKVRGHRPLLEAAASLVAITLERLHYAEVARRGEVQISAERLRNSILASLSHDLRTPLTSLIGLADTLAQGRSPSGAATAETAGIIRDQARAMHHMLSNMLEMARLQAGNVSLKPEWQPFEEVVGSSTRLLAHLLAGRPLSIRLPGDLPLVRFDAVLIERVLCNLLENAAKYSPEGSPIGIAACVKEGMLEVSVDNDGPGFPPDRIEAVFDPFVRGHAETPISGTGLGLAISKAIVHAHGGTIEAANRPGGACVRFALPLGTPPVMDEEAPE
- a CDS encoding peptide chain release factor 3; this encodes MNAPTFPADLLRDVQRRRTFAIISHPDAGKTTLTEKLLLFGGAIQMAGTVKARKSARHATSDWMEVEKQRGISVTSSVMQFDYGGHTINLLDTPGHQDFSEDTYRVLTAVDAAVMVVDAAKGVEAQTIKLLEVCRLRNTPIITFVNKMDREVREPMALIEEIESVLKIDCAPISWPLGMGKTFRGVWHLLHEQLMRFKPGEEHAGGETELIEGLANPKLDELFPLEIGQLRDDVELIQGASHPFDITAFLAGQQTPVFFGSGINNFGVREILQALVEWAPPPQPRDGGTRLVQPAEAPFTGFVFKIQANMDPKHRDRIAFFRVCSGRYTPGMKVSHRRTAKEMKLANALTFMANERVASEDAVAGDIIGIHNHGQLQIGDTLTEGEALGFKGIPYFAPELFRVARPRDPFKSKQLEKGLQELGEEGAIQVFQAAVGNNLLLGAVGVLQFEIVAQRLATEYKVDALYDAASISTARWLTYPDEATRRDFEREQAAALASDVDGNPVFLATNKYNLQVTQERWPKVGFHTTREHGQRVAHS
- a CDS encoding NnrU family protein gives rise to the protein MSYLVLGLLLFLGTHSIRIVADGWRTAQVGRLGLNRWKGLYSLVSALGLGLVVWGYGLARAEPVALWAPPAWTRHLAALLTLPAFILIAAAYVPGSRIKAALGHPMLAGVKVWAVAHLLSNGNLADALLFGAFLLWAVIDFRSARQRDRAAGVSYRAGTASRDGMVIAAGAGAWALFAGFLHLWLIGVRPY